In one Alnus glutinosa chromosome 14, dhAlnGlut1.1, whole genome shotgun sequence genomic region, the following are encoded:
- the LOC133858023 gene encoding flavonol synthase/flavanone 3-hydroxylase, translated as MAVESVQALASLSLTTNTIPAEFIRPEKEQPALTTFHGPAPEIPTIDLSDPDQENLVRSIADASKEWGIFQVVNHGIPTDVVSNLQAVGKEFFQLSLEEKEAYAKPPGAQSMEGYGNKLQKDLNGKKSWVDHLFHRIWPPSLINYHFWPKNPPSYREANEVYAKYVREVAYKLLTRLSLGLGLQGDALKEAGGGEEMVFLLKINYYPPCPRPDLTLGVVAHTDFSILTLLVPNEVPGLQVLKDDRWIDAKYIPNALIVHIGDQIEILSNGKYKSVLHRSTVDKERARMSWPVFVEPPAEFVVGPMPQLVNDENPPKYKARKFKDYAYCKLNKLPQ; from the exons ATGGCGGTAGAGAGTGTGCAAGCTCTTGCTTCCTTATCTCTCACCACGAATACCATTCCCGCAGAGTTCATTAGGCCCGAGAAAGAACAGCCTGCTCTCACCACATTCCATGGCCCGGCACCGGAGATCCCAACCATCGATCTTAGCGACCCGGATCAAGAAAACCTGGTCCGTTCGATAGCTGATGCCAGCAAGGAGTGGGGAATCTTCCAAGTTGTGAACCACGGCATACCTACTGATGTCGTAAGCAACTTGCAGGCTGTTGGAAAAGAATTCTTCCAACTCTCgcttgaagaaaaagaagcatatGCCAAGCCCCCGGGAGCCCAGAGTATGGAAGGCTACGGAAACAAACTCCAGAAAGATCTCAATGGAAAAAAATCTTGGGTTGATCACCTTTTCCATAGGATTTGGCCTCCTTCACTAATCAACTACCACTTCTGGCCCAAGAACCCACCCTCTTACAG AGAGGCGAACGAAGTGTACGCGAAGTACGTGCGAGAGGTGGCGTATAAGCTGCTTACAAGGCTGTCGCTGGGGTTAGGGCTGCAAGGGGATGCACTAAAAGAAGCAGGTGGTGGGGAGGAGATGGTATTCTtgcttaaaataaattattacccACCATGTCCTCGGCCCGATCTAACGCTTGGAGTTGTGGCCCACACTGATTTTTCCATCCTCACCCTTCTTGTGCCTAATGAGGTCCCTGGACTCCAGGTTCTCAAAGATGACCGTTGGATCGATGCCAAGTACATCCCTAACGCCCTGATTGTTCACATTGGTGACCAGATCGAG ATTCTCAGCAACGGCAAATACAAGAGCGTGCTGCATAGGAGCACAGTGGACAAAGAGAGAGCGAGGATGTCGTGGCCTGTATTCGTGGAGCCACCGGCAGAGTTTGTGGTGGGACCAATGCCCCAACTGGTCAACGACGAAAACCCTCCCAAGTACAAGGCAAGGAAGTTCAAGGACTATGCTTATTGTAAACTCAACAAGCTTCCCCAGTAA